In Zingiber officinale cultivar Zhangliang chromosome 1A, Zo_v1.1, whole genome shotgun sequence, a genomic segment contains:
- the LOC121998100 gene encoding GDSL esterase/lipase At3g26430-like, protein MDGCCCLQWLLFVQALLVVAASSDSCHFPAIFNFGDSNSDTGGLSAAFGAAPPPHGESFFGKPAGRYCDGRLLIDFIASSLGLPFLSAYLNSIGTNFSQGANFATAGSTIRQPYATLTQSGFSPISMDVQTWEFSQFKSRSQALIQQGLFKDQLPKEEYFSQALYTIDIGQNDLTEGYFRNWTTDEVKSAIPDILDKFVLAIQSIYWEGGRYFWIHNTGPFGCLPYVLDRLTLKAPEVDRFGCGAPFNHVAQLFNQKLNQTLSQLRKDLPLGVFTYVDIYSVKRELLSYAHQHGFELPLVACCGHGGKYNYNINIGCGSTVTRNGKEVMIGKACQNPSKRIIWDGVHYTDTANKWIFQQIMDGKFSNPPVPLRLACKVKA, encoded by the exons ATGGATGG TTGCTGCTGCCTCCAATGGCTCCTCTTCGTCCAAGCTCTTCTCGTTGTAGCCGCCTCCTCTGATTCTTGCCACTTCCCGGCCATCTTCAATTTCGGCGACTCTAACTCTGACACTGGTGGGCTGTCGGCCGCCTTTGGGGCAGCCCCGCCACCCCACGGTGAGTCCTTCTTTGGCAAGCCGGCAGGCCGGTACTGCGATGGTCGCCTCCTCATCGATTTTATCG CGAGCAGCCTAGGCCTCCCGTTCCTCAGCGCTTACCTCAACTCTATCGGCACCAACTTCTCTCAGGGTGCGAACTTTGCCACGGCCGGGTCGACGATCAGGCAACCTTACGCCACACTGACCCAATCCGGCTTCAGCCCCATCTCCATGGACGTCCAGACCTGGGAGTTCTCCCAGTTTAAGTCTCGCTCCCAAGCACTTATCCAGCAAG GATTGTTCAAGGATCAACTGCCGAAGGAAGAGTACTTCTCTCAAGCCCTATACACGATCGACATCGGCCAAAATGATCTCACAGAGGGTTACTTCAGAAATTGGACCACCGACGAAGTCAAATCGGCCATTCCTGATATCTTGGACAAGTTTGTTCTCGCCATTCAG AGCATTTACTGGGAGGGAGGGAGGTACTTTTGGATTCACAACACCGGGCCTTTTGGCTGCCTCCCTTATGTTTTGGACCGGCTCACCCTTAAAGCGCCAGAGGTGGACCGATTTGGCTGTGGGGCTCCCTTCAACCATGTGGCCCAACTCTTTAACCAAAAGCTAAATCAGACTTTGAGTCAATTGAGGAAGGATCTCCCGCTTGGCGTCTTCACCTATGTAGATATTTACTCGGTCAAGCGCGAGCTCCTAAGCTATGCGCACCAGCATG GGTTTGAGTTGCCACTCGTAGCGTGTTGTGGGCATGGAGGAAAGTACAATTACAATATAAATATCGGATGTGGATCGACAGTGACAAGAAATGGAAAAGAGGTGATGATTGGGAAGGCATGTCAGAATCCATCGAAGAGGATCATTTGGGACGGTGTTCACTACACTGACACCGCCAATAAATGGATTTTTCAACAAATTATGGATGGAAAATTTTCGAATCCACCTGTTCCTCTACGGTTGGCTTGCAAAGTGAAGGCATAA